The Syngnathus scovelli strain Florida chromosome 18, RoL_Ssco_1.2, whole genome shotgun sequence genome contains a region encoding:
- the LOC125985667 gene encoding rho GTPase-activating protein 29 isoform X2 — MLAVLSNLISKHRSLNSLDILSSAGMLITTVKGVNLEEVNEENKKNLLRDIDNATEQLAFTVGNVVSEFLMGDVENGSVLGLPLTQTGRSFDNLPVESGGSGSEKDDPPVPVIVTGPAFRGEEVDRTLQQQDNGVESALRYSKAWSKYTKEVLGWVEKRLNMDIELAKSYNKMAESANALASHQQFMPFRDIYMAAFKNDIEYSKLVLNTTAVLQSNKFMQPLITRKNELDKLRKEMKERWQRELKKMHEAESALKKARMLQDQRQEEYEKAKVSTSRLEGEQIGGVGGATAAKQLEKRRRLEDDALQKAEEARVHSKACQIDVEEKKAGLAKTKNDIITQLRKMVFQCDLTLKAVTVNWFHLQQAQVVSLPVNHQSLCENAKLYEPGLRYIEFVRNLSPESQYLDSSFSSSTGFPLTQHIQSGSHSSFSNFSQGSLTSDLLDGDGSIRQAKIAERRANNNTDLQALRIRSCNSSQGGGTCSDSESVGGSSESRSMDSPTASPGDFKRRLPRSPSTGTMSSADDLDEPNSPSDNGLNDLLNEVASSPRFFRNAQMSKAAQTHKLRKLRALSKCRECDGLVVFQGAECEECSLACHKKCLETLAIQCGHKKLQRKLHLFGVDFMQIAKNSHDGIPFIIRKCTSEIETRALDMKGIYRLNGAKSRVEKLCQAFENGKDLVELSDHYPHDISNVLKLYLRQLPEPLILFRYYNELIGLAKESQRGIAEDLEAFRLSSSPVTPAQVGVELNRILFKLKDILRQLPSAHYKTLQFLIQHLHRVTEQAEENKMPARNLGIVFGPTLIKPRQADADMSLSSVADYPYQALIVELLVRHYHMIFDTPLSPLSGNSPKEVCSQSSLDLIHPDLGNEQLLNRHSKSVGDIQELSSKNLKRHSSTPPYHLSPEYKDPVLLLPGDHEDKAFEPGDQVDSEVCNGVIEGAKSSERNLNRSPHVTPTTRVNLRSHRNKFSTRPVSMPVERSRSQDDENPTWTSSHEEDRKGGIQSIQEVDESEMRGGARYGSTFSNNHTLRRTWADQYKHRDVASKTTKNISSPESSSEDASLPLENSNSQPNGPFSTSLRAGRILRREENVTKYNIVSTGYRPSRTLQPPPGTFYKPPSGSRTKSLQTLANSADNEEEEDDELEISVDEPLEKDAEAEQATASSSHSPNLEDGGLNQTRPLYQRMRSRQLQEVEHREAHFV; from the exons ATGCTGGCGGTCCTTTCGAATCTCATCAGCAAACACCGGAGCCTCAACTCACTTGATATCCTGAGTTCAGCTGGGATGCTCATCACTACAGTGAAAg GAGTCAATTTGGAAGAGGTGAACGAAGAGAACAAGAAGAATCTTTTGAGAGACATCGACAATGCAACCGAGCAATTGGCATTCACCGTTGGCAATGT AGTGTCTGAGTTCCTTATGGGAGATGTAGAGAATGGATCAGTGTTAGGGCTCCCCCTAACTCAGACGGGCAGG TCTTTTGACAACCTGCCTGTGGAATCTGGAGGATCCGGCTCTGAGAAAGATGATCCGCCAG TTCCTGTGATTGTAACAGGCCCAGCATTTCGGGGCGAAGAAGTGGATCGGACGCTCCAGCAGCAGGACAACGGGGTGGAGTCAGCACTACGCTACTCCAAGGCCTGGTCCAAATACACCAAAGAAGTCCTGGGGTGGGTGGAGAAACGTCTTAATATGG ATATCGAGTTGGCAAAGAGCTACAACAAAATGGCTGAATCTGCAAACGCCCTAGCAAGTCATCAG CAATTCATGCCGTTCCGTGACATCTACATGGCAGCTTTCAAAAATGACATTGAATACAGCAAACTTGTTCTAAACACCACAGCGGTGCTCCAAAGCAACAAATTTATGCAG ccgCTAATAACCCGAAAAAATGAATTGGACAAACTACGCAAAGAAATGAAGGAGCGGTGGCAGAGAGAGCTAAAAAAAATG CACGAGGCGGAGAGCGCTCTGAAAAAGGCACGGATGCTGCAGGATCAGCGTCAAGAAGAGTACGAAAAGGCCAAGGTTTCTACCAGCCGCTTGGAGGGCGAGCAGATCGGAGGAGTGGGAGGAGCAACGGCCGCTAAACAACTCGAAAAGCGCCGCAGGTTGGAAGACGACGCCCTCCAGAAG gcTGAGGAGGCGAGGGTTCACTCCAAAGCGTGTCAAATCGacgttgaggaaaaaaaagccggTCTAGCCAAAACTAAGAACGACATCATCACTCAGCTCCGAAAGATGGTTTTCCAATGCGATCTCACTCTCAAAGCT GTCACGGTCAATTGGTTCCACCTCCAGCAGGCTCAGGTGGTATCACTTCCCGTCAACCACCAGAGTCTTTGTGAAAATGCCAAACTGTATGAGCCCGGGCTTCGCTATATTGAGTTCGTCCGGAATTTGTCCCCCGAGTCGCAATATCTAGATTCATCTTTTTCATCAAGCACAGG ATTTCCTCTCACCCAACACATACAAAGTGGCAGTCACTCATCCTTCAGTAACTTCTCACAAGGATCCTTGACATCGGACCTCCTCGATGGGGACGGGTCCATCCGACAAGCCAAGATTGCAGAGCGCCGCGCCAACAATAACACTGACCTCCAAG CACTTCGGATTCGTTCTTGCAAttcaagtcaaggaggaggaacGTGTAGCGACTCGGAAAGTGTAGGAGGGAGCAGCGAGTCCCGATCCATGGACTCGCCTACTGCCAGCCCAG GAGACTTCAAGAGGAGATTACCCAGATCTCCCTCGACTGGCACCATGTCATCTGCTGATGACCTGGATGAACCCAACTCTCCTTCTGATAATG GTCTAAACGATCTTTTAAACGAAGTCGCCAGCTCTCCACGATTTTTTCGAAACGCACAAATGTCCAAAGCTGCTCAAACGCACAAGTTGAGAAAACTCCGAGCGCTCTCCAAATGTCGAGAGTGTGATGGGCTGGTGGTGTTTCAAGGAGCAGAGTGTGAAGAG TGTTCGTTAGCTTGCCATAAGAAGTGCCTGGAGACCTTGGCCATTCAGTGTGGCCATAAGAAGCTTCAGAGGAAGCTTCACCTCTTTGGCGTCGACTTCATGCAGATTGCAAAAAACAGCCATGATGGCATCCCCTTCATCATACGCAAATGCACGTCGGAAATTGAGACCAGAGCTCTCGATATGAAG GGTATCTACCGTCTGAACGGCGCCAAATCACGCGTGGAAAAACTGTGTCAAGCGTTTGAGAATGGCAAGGACTTGGTTGAGTTGTCCGACCATTACCCCCACGACATCAGCAATGTTCTCAAACTCTACCTTAGACAG CTTCCAGAACCACTCATCCTCTTCCGCTACTACAACGAGCTTATCGGTTTGGCCAAAGAAAGCCAAAGAGGAATTGCGGAAGATTTAGAAGCATTTCGCCTCAGCTCCTCTCCAGTCACGCCGGCTCAGGTCGGCGTGGAGCTCAACCGAATCCTCTTCAAACTCAAGGACATCCTGAGGCAGCTGCCGTCTGCTCACTACAAGACCTTGCAGTTTCTCATCCAACATCTCCACCG GGTGACAGAACAagctgaagaaaataaaatgcccgCAAGAAACCTGGGGATCGTCTTTGGGCCAACGCTCATCAAGCCGAGGCAGGCCGATGCAGACATGTCTCTTTCCTCGGTGGCGGATTACCCCTATCAGGCGCTCATTGTCGAGCTCCTCGTCAGACACTACCACATGATCTTTGACACCCCGCTCAGTCCTCTTTCAGGCAACTCGCCCAAAGAGGTTTGCTCTCAATCCTCACTGGACCTCATCCATCCTGACTTGGGAAATGAGCAGCTTCTTAACAGGCACTCAAAGTCTGTGGGTGACATCCAGGAG TTGAGCTCCAAGAATTTGAAGAGACATTCCTCCACTCCTCCATATCACTTATCGCCCGAGTATAAAGACCCAGTTCTGCTCCTTCCAGGTGACCATGAAGATAAAGCATTTGAACCTG gtgATCAAGTGGATTCAGAGGTCTGCAATGGGGTCATTGAGGGGGCAAAATCCAGCGAGCGAAATCTCAACCGCTCTCCACACGTCACACCTACGACTCGGGTGAATCTCCGATCGCACCGTAACAAGTTCTCCACCCGGCCAGTCAGCATGCCGGTAGAACGTAGTCGTAGTCAAGATGACGAGAATCCCACCTGGACGAGCTCGCATGAAGAAGATAGAAAAGGAGGCATCCAGTCTATCCAAGAGGTGGATGAAAGTGAGATGAGAGGTGGAGCACGCTACGGGAGCACCTTTAGTAACAACCATACTTTACGTAGGACTTGGGCCGATCAATATAAGCACCGTGATGTTGCGTCGAAAACTACCAAAAATATTTCCAGTCCAGAAAGCTCATCAGAAGATGCAAGCTTGCCTCTGGAAAATTCCAACAGCCAGCCCAATGGACCTTTCAGCACGTCATTGAGAGCCGGCAGGATATTAAGACGGGAGGAAAACGTGACCAAGTACAACATAGTCTCAACGGGTTACCGACCTTCCCGGACCCTCCAACCACCACCTGGAACTTTCTATAAGCCTCCATCAGGGAGTCGAACGAAATCACTCCAAACGTTAGCTAACAGCGCTGAcaacgaagaggaggaggacgatgagTTGGAGATTTCTGTGGACGAGCCTCTTGAGAAGGACGCAGAGGCAGAGCAGGCCACCGCCTCGTCGTCCCACAGTCCAAATCTAGAGGACGGGGGTCTAAACCAGACCAGACCGTTATACCAGAGAATGAGATCCAGGCAACTTCAAGAGGTTGAACATCGAGAAGCTCATTTTGTGTGA
- the LOC125985667 gene encoding rho GTPase-activating protein 29 isoform X3: MGDVENGSVLGLPLTQTGRSFDNLPVESGGSGSEKDDPPVPVIVTGPAFRGEEVDRTLQQQDNGVESALRYSKAWSKYTKEVLGWVEKRLNMDIELAKSYNKMAESANALASHQQFMPFRDIYMAAFKNDIEYSKLVLNTTAVLQSNKFMQPLITRKNELDKLRKEMKERWQRELKKMHEAESALKKARMLQDQRQEEYEKAKVSTSRLEGEQIGGVGGATAAKQLEKRRRLEDDALQKAEEARVHSKACQIDVEEKKAGLAKTKNDIITQLRKMVFQCDLTLKAVTVNWFHLQQAQVVSLPVNHQSLCENAKLYEPGLRYIEFVRNLSPESQYLDSSFSSSTGFPLTQHIQSGSHSSFSNFSQGSLTSDLLDGDGSIRQAKIAERRANNNTDLQALRIRSCNSSQGGGTCSDSESVGGSSESRSMDSPTASPGDFKRRLPRSPSTGTMSSADDLDEPNSPSDNGLNDLLNEVASSPRFFRNAQMSKAAQTHKLRKLRALSKCRECDGLVVFQGAECEECSLACHKKCLETLAIQCGHKKLQRKLHLFGVDFMQIAKNSHDGIPFIIRKCTSEIETRALDMKGIYRLNGAKSRVEKLCQAFENGKDLVELSDHYPHDISNVLKLYLRQLPEPLILFRYYNELIGLAKESQRGIAEDLEAFRLSSSPVTPAQVGVELNRILFKLKDILRQLPSAHYKTLQFLIQHLHRVTEQAEENKMPARNLGIVFGPTLIKPRQADADMSLSSVADYPYQALIVELLVRHYHMIFDTPLSPLSGNSPKEVCSQSSLDLIHPDLGNEQLLNRHSKSVGDIQELSSKNLKRHSSTPPYHLSPEYKDPVLLLPGDHEDKAFEPGDQVDSEVCNGVIEGAKSSERNLNRSPHVTPTTRVNLRSHRNKFSTRPVSMPVERSRSQDDENPTWTSSHEEDRKGGIQSIQEVDESEMRGGARYGSTFSNNHTLRRTWADQYKHRDVASKTTKNISSPESSSEDASLPLENSNSQPNGPFSTSLRAGRILRREENVTKYNIVSTGYRPSRTLQPPPGTFYKPPSGSRTKSLQTLANSADNEEEEDDELEISVDEPLEKDAEAEQATASSSHSPNLEDGGLNQTRPLYQRMRSRQLQEVEHREAHFV, encoded by the exons ATGGGAGATGTAGAGAATGGATCAGTGTTAGGGCTCCCCCTAACTCAGACGGGCAGG TCTTTTGACAACCTGCCTGTGGAATCTGGAGGATCCGGCTCTGAGAAAGATGATCCGCCAG TTCCTGTGATTGTAACAGGCCCAGCATTTCGGGGCGAAGAAGTGGATCGGACGCTCCAGCAGCAGGACAACGGGGTGGAGTCAGCACTACGCTACTCCAAGGCCTGGTCCAAATACACCAAAGAAGTCCTGGGGTGGGTGGAGAAACGTCTTAATATGG ATATCGAGTTGGCAAAGAGCTACAACAAAATGGCTGAATCTGCAAACGCCCTAGCAAGTCATCAG CAATTCATGCCGTTCCGTGACATCTACATGGCAGCTTTCAAAAATGACATTGAATACAGCAAACTTGTTCTAAACACCACAGCGGTGCTCCAAAGCAACAAATTTATGCAG ccgCTAATAACCCGAAAAAATGAATTGGACAAACTACGCAAAGAAATGAAGGAGCGGTGGCAGAGAGAGCTAAAAAAAATG CACGAGGCGGAGAGCGCTCTGAAAAAGGCACGGATGCTGCAGGATCAGCGTCAAGAAGAGTACGAAAAGGCCAAGGTTTCTACCAGCCGCTTGGAGGGCGAGCAGATCGGAGGAGTGGGAGGAGCAACGGCCGCTAAACAACTCGAAAAGCGCCGCAGGTTGGAAGACGACGCCCTCCAGAAG gcTGAGGAGGCGAGGGTTCACTCCAAAGCGTGTCAAATCGacgttgaggaaaaaaaagccggTCTAGCCAAAACTAAGAACGACATCATCACTCAGCTCCGAAAGATGGTTTTCCAATGCGATCTCACTCTCAAAGCT GTCACGGTCAATTGGTTCCACCTCCAGCAGGCTCAGGTGGTATCACTTCCCGTCAACCACCAGAGTCTTTGTGAAAATGCCAAACTGTATGAGCCCGGGCTTCGCTATATTGAGTTCGTCCGGAATTTGTCCCCCGAGTCGCAATATCTAGATTCATCTTTTTCATCAAGCACAGG ATTTCCTCTCACCCAACACATACAAAGTGGCAGTCACTCATCCTTCAGTAACTTCTCACAAGGATCCTTGACATCGGACCTCCTCGATGGGGACGGGTCCATCCGACAAGCCAAGATTGCAGAGCGCCGCGCCAACAATAACACTGACCTCCAAG CACTTCGGATTCGTTCTTGCAAttcaagtcaaggaggaggaacGTGTAGCGACTCGGAAAGTGTAGGAGGGAGCAGCGAGTCCCGATCCATGGACTCGCCTACTGCCAGCCCAG GAGACTTCAAGAGGAGATTACCCAGATCTCCCTCGACTGGCACCATGTCATCTGCTGATGACCTGGATGAACCCAACTCTCCTTCTGATAATG GTCTAAACGATCTTTTAAACGAAGTCGCCAGCTCTCCACGATTTTTTCGAAACGCACAAATGTCCAAAGCTGCTCAAACGCACAAGTTGAGAAAACTCCGAGCGCTCTCCAAATGTCGAGAGTGTGATGGGCTGGTGGTGTTTCAAGGAGCAGAGTGTGAAGAG TGTTCGTTAGCTTGCCATAAGAAGTGCCTGGAGACCTTGGCCATTCAGTGTGGCCATAAGAAGCTTCAGAGGAAGCTTCACCTCTTTGGCGTCGACTTCATGCAGATTGCAAAAAACAGCCATGATGGCATCCCCTTCATCATACGCAAATGCACGTCGGAAATTGAGACCAGAGCTCTCGATATGAAG GGTATCTACCGTCTGAACGGCGCCAAATCACGCGTGGAAAAACTGTGTCAAGCGTTTGAGAATGGCAAGGACTTGGTTGAGTTGTCCGACCATTACCCCCACGACATCAGCAATGTTCTCAAACTCTACCTTAGACAG CTTCCAGAACCACTCATCCTCTTCCGCTACTACAACGAGCTTATCGGTTTGGCCAAAGAAAGCCAAAGAGGAATTGCGGAAGATTTAGAAGCATTTCGCCTCAGCTCCTCTCCAGTCACGCCGGCTCAGGTCGGCGTGGAGCTCAACCGAATCCTCTTCAAACTCAAGGACATCCTGAGGCAGCTGCCGTCTGCTCACTACAAGACCTTGCAGTTTCTCATCCAACATCTCCACCG GGTGACAGAACAagctgaagaaaataaaatgcccgCAAGAAACCTGGGGATCGTCTTTGGGCCAACGCTCATCAAGCCGAGGCAGGCCGATGCAGACATGTCTCTTTCCTCGGTGGCGGATTACCCCTATCAGGCGCTCATTGTCGAGCTCCTCGTCAGACACTACCACATGATCTTTGACACCCCGCTCAGTCCTCTTTCAGGCAACTCGCCCAAAGAGGTTTGCTCTCAATCCTCACTGGACCTCATCCATCCTGACTTGGGAAATGAGCAGCTTCTTAACAGGCACTCAAAGTCTGTGGGTGACATCCAGGAG TTGAGCTCCAAGAATTTGAAGAGACATTCCTCCACTCCTCCATATCACTTATCGCCCGAGTATAAAGACCCAGTTCTGCTCCTTCCAGGTGACCATGAAGATAAAGCATTTGAACCTG gtgATCAAGTGGATTCAGAGGTCTGCAATGGGGTCATTGAGGGGGCAAAATCCAGCGAGCGAAATCTCAACCGCTCTCCACACGTCACACCTACGACTCGGGTGAATCTCCGATCGCACCGTAACAAGTTCTCCACCCGGCCAGTCAGCATGCCGGTAGAACGTAGTCGTAGTCAAGATGACGAGAATCCCACCTGGACGAGCTCGCATGAAGAAGATAGAAAAGGAGGCATCCAGTCTATCCAAGAGGTGGATGAAAGTGAGATGAGAGGTGGAGCACGCTACGGGAGCACCTTTAGTAACAACCATACTTTACGTAGGACTTGGGCCGATCAATATAAGCACCGTGATGTTGCGTCGAAAACTACCAAAAATATTTCCAGTCCAGAAAGCTCATCAGAAGATGCAAGCTTGCCTCTGGAAAATTCCAACAGCCAGCCCAATGGACCTTTCAGCACGTCATTGAGAGCCGGCAGGATATTAAGACGGGAGGAAAACGTGACCAAGTACAACATAGTCTCAACGGGTTACCGACCTTCCCGGACCCTCCAACCACCACCTGGAACTTTCTATAAGCCTCCATCAGGGAGTCGAACGAAATCACTCCAAACGTTAGCTAACAGCGCTGAcaacgaagaggaggaggacgatgagTTGGAGATTTCTGTGGACGAGCCTCTTGAGAAGGACGCAGAGGCAGAGCAGGCCACCGCCTCGTCGTCCCACAGTCCAAATCTAGAGGACGGGGGTCTAAACCAGACCAGACCGTTATACCAGAGAATGAGATCCAGGCAACTTCAAGAGGTTGAACATCGAGAAGCTCATTTTGTGTGA
- the LOC125985667 gene encoding rho GTPase-activating protein 29 isoform X1, translating to MLAAMLGHSTGGGSGGGGGSSGGGSKLSQSMSQFSSSSLNTVTSNSSMSDKVSMGRPMPNLDSLTSDPNYIMQLVTDVRKFADVMLQFRGVYSSGENQACLHKAVHDRLREMLAVLSNLISKHRSLNSLDILSSAGMLITTVKGVNLEEVNEENKKNLLRDIDNATEQLAFTVGNVVSEFLMGDVENGSVLGLPLTQTGRSFDNLPVESGGSGSEKDDPPVPVIVTGPAFRGEEVDRTLQQQDNGVESALRYSKAWSKYTKEVLGWVEKRLNMDIELAKSYNKMAESANALASHQQFMPFRDIYMAAFKNDIEYSKLVLNTTAVLQSNKFMQPLITRKNELDKLRKEMKERWQRELKKMHEAESALKKARMLQDQRQEEYEKAKVSTSRLEGEQIGGVGGATAAKQLEKRRRLEDDALQKAEEARVHSKACQIDVEEKKAGLAKTKNDIITQLRKMVFQCDLTLKAVTVNWFHLQQAQVVSLPVNHQSLCENAKLYEPGLRYIEFVRNLSPESQYLDSSFSSSTGFPLTQHIQSGSHSSFSNFSQGSLTSDLLDGDGSIRQAKIAERRANNNTDLQALRIRSCNSSQGGGTCSDSESVGGSSESRSMDSPTASPGDFKRRLPRSPSTGTMSSADDLDEPNSPSDNGLNDLLNEVASSPRFFRNAQMSKAAQTHKLRKLRALSKCRECDGLVVFQGAECEECSLACHKKCLETLAIQCGHKKLQRKLHLFGVDFMQIAKNSHDGIPFIIRKCTSEIETRALDMKGIYRLNGAKSRVEKLCQAFENGKDLVELSDHYPHDISNVLKLYLRQLPEPLILFRYYNELIGLAKESQRGIAEDLEAFRLSSSPVTPAQVGVELNRILFKLKDILRQLPSAHYKTLQFLIQHLHRVTEQAEENKMPARNLGIVFGPTLIKPRQADADMSLSSVADYPYQALIVELLVRHYHMIFDTPLSPLSGNSPKEVCSQSSLDLIHPDLGNEQLLNRHSKSVGDIQELSSKNLKRHSSTPPYHLSPEYKDPVLLLPGDHEDKAFEPGDQVDSEVCNGVIEGAKSSERNLNRSPHVTPTTRVNLRSHRNKFSTRPVSMPVERSRSQDDENPTWTSSHEEDRKGGIQSIQEVDESEMRGGARYGSTFSNNHTLRRTWADQYKHRDVASKTTKNISSPESSSEDASLPLENSNSQPNGPFSTSLRAGRILRREENVTKYNIVSTGYRPSRTLQPPPGTFYKPPSGSRTKSLQTLANSADNEEEEDDELEISVDEPLEKDAEAEQATASSSHSPNLEDGGLNQTRPLYQRMRSRQLQEVEHREAHFV from the exons ATGCTTGCCGCCATGCTGGGTCATAGTACCGGCGGAGGATCCGGAGGTGGCGGTGGTAGCAGCGGAGGAGGAAGCAAACTCTCTCAGAGCATGTCTCAATTTTCCAGCTCCAGCTTGAACACTGTCACTTCAAACTCCTCTATGTCGGATAAAGTCTCCATGGGTCGCCCAATGCCCAACCTGGACAGCCTCACCTCAGACCCAAACTACATCATGCAGTTGGTCACGGATGTACGCAAATTTGCTGATGTCATGCTCCAATTCAGAGGAGTTTACTCCTCCGGAG AGAACCAAGCATGCCTCCACAAGGCAGTCCATGATCGTCTAAGGGAGATGCTGGCGGTCCTTTCGAATCTCATCAGCAAACACCGGAGCCTCAACTCACTTGATATCCTGAGTTCAGCTGGGATGCTCATCACTACAGTGAAAg GAGTCAATTTGGAAGAGGTGAACGAAGAGAACAAGAAGAATCTTTTGAGAGACATCGACAATGCAACCGAGCAATTGGCATTCACCGTTGGCAATGT AGTGTCTGAGTTCCTTATGGGAGATGTAGAGAATGGATCAGTGTTAGGGCTCCCCCTAACTCAGACGGGCAGG TCTTTTGACAACCTGCCTGTGGAATCTGGAGGATCCGGCTCTGAGAAAGATGATCCGCCAG TTCCTGTGATTGTAACAGGCCCAGCATTTCGGGGCGAAGAAGTGGATCGGACGCTCCAGCAGCAGGACAACGGGGTGGAGTCAGCACTACGCTACTCCAAGGCCTGGTCCAAATACACCAAAGAAGTCCTGGGGTGGGTGGAGAAACGTCTTAATATGG ATATCGAGTTGGCAAAGAGCTACAACAAAATGGCTGAATCTGCAAACGCCCTAGCAAGTCATCAG CAATTCATGCCGTTCCGTGACATCTACATGGCAGCTTTCAAAAATGACATTGAATACAGCAAACTTGTTCTAAACACCACAGCGGTGCTCCAAAGCAACAAATTTATGCAG ccgCTAATAACCCGAAAAAATGAATTGGACAAACTACGCAAAGAAATGAAGGAGCGGTGGCAGAGAGAGCTAAAAAAAATG CACGAGGCGGAGAGCGCTCTGAAAAAGGCACGGATGCTGCAGGATCAGCGTCAAGAAGAGTACGAAAAGGCCAAGGTTTCTACCAGCCGCTTGGAGGGCGAGCAGATCGGAGGAGTGGGAGGAGCAACGGCCGCTAAACAACTCGAAAAGCGCCGCAGGTTGGAAGACGACGCCCTCCAGAAG gcTGAGGAGGCGAGGGTTCACTCCAAAGCGTGTCAAATCGacgttgaggaaaaaaaagccggTCTAGCCAAAACTAAGAACGACATCATCACTCAGCTCCGAAAGATGGTTTTCCAATGCGATCTCACTCTCAAAGCT GTCACGGTCAATTGGTTCCACCTCCAGCAGGCTCAGGTGGTATCACTTCCCGTCAACCACCAGAGTCTTTGTGAAAATGCCAAACTGTATGAGCCCGGGCTTCGCTATATTGAGTTCGTCCGGAATTTGTCCCCCGAGTCGCAATATCTAGATTCATCTTTTTCATCAAGCACAGG ATTTCCTCTCACCCAACACATACAAAGTGGCAGTCACTCATCCTTCAGTAACTTCTCACAAGGATCCTTGACATCGGACCTCCTCGATGGGGACGGGTCCATCCGACAAGCCAAGATTGCAGAGCGCCGCGCCAACAATAACACTGACCTCCAAG CACTTCGGATTCGTTCTTGCAAttcaagtcaaggaggaggaacGTGTAGCGACTCGGAAAGTGTAGGAGGGAGCAGCGAGTCCCGATCCATGGACTCGCCTACTGCCAGCCCAG GAGACTTCAAGAGGAGATTACCCAGATCTCCCTCGACTGGCACCATGTCATCTGCTGATGACCTGGATGAACCCAACTCTCCTTCTGATAATG GTCTAAACGATCTTTTAAACGAAGTCGCCAGCTCTCCACGATTTTTTCGAAACGCACAAATGTCCAAAGCTGCTCAAACGCACAAGTTGAGAAAACTCCGAGCGCTCTCCAAATGTCGAGAGTGTGATGGGCTGGTGGTGTTTCAAGGAGCAGAGTGTGAAGAG TGTTCGTTAGCTTGCCATAAGAAGTGCCTGGAGACCTTGGCCATTCAGTGTGGCCATAAGAAGCTTCAGAGGAAGCTTCACCTCTTTGGCGTCGACTTCATGCAGATTGCAAAAAACAGCCATGATGGCATCCCCTTCATCATACGCAAATGCACGTCGGAAATTGAGACCAGAGCTCTCGATATGAAG GGTATCTACCGTCTGAACGGCGCCAAATCACGCGTGGAAAAACTGTGTCAAGCGTTTGAGAATGGCAAGGACTTGGTTGAGTTGTCCGACCATTACCCCCACGACATCAGCAATGTTCTCAAACTCTACCTTAGACAG CTTCCAGAACCACTCATCCTCTTCCGCTACTACAACGAGCTTATCGGTTTGGCCAAAGAAAGCCAAAGAGGAATTGCGGAAGATTTAGAAGCATTTCGCCTCAGCTCCTCTCCAGTCACGCCGGCTCAGGTCGGCGTGGAGCTCAACCGAATCCTCTTCAAACTCAAGGACATCCTGAGGCAGCTGCCGTCTGCTCACTACAAGACCTTGCAGTTTCTCATCCAACATCTCCACCG GGTGACAGAACAagctgaagaaaataaaatgcccgCAAGAAACCTGGGGATCGTCTTTGGGCCAACGCTCATCAAGCCGAGGCAGGCCGATGCAGACATGTCTCTTTCCTCGGTGGCGGATTACCCCTATCAGGCGCTCATTGTCGAGCTCCTCGTCAGACACTACCACATGATCTTTGACACCCCGCTCAGTCCTCTTTCAGGCAACTCGCCCAAAGAGGTTTGCTCTCAATCCTCACTGGACCTCATCCATCCTGACTTGGGAAATGAGCAGCTTCTTAACAGGCACTCAAAGTCTGTGGGTGACATCCAGGAG TTGAGCTCCAAGAATTTGAAGAGACATTCCTCCACTCCTCCATATCACTTATCGCCCGAGTATAAAGACCCAGTTCTGCTCCTTCCAGGTGACCATGAAGATAAAGCATTTGAACCTG gtgATCAAGTGGATTCAGAGGTCTGCAATGGGGTCATTGAGGGGGCAAAATCCAGCGAGCGAAATCTCAACCGCTCTCCACACGTCACACCTACGACTCGGGTGAATCTCCGATCGCACCGTAACAAGTTCTCCACCCGGCCAGTCAGCATGCCGGTAGAACGTAGTCGTAGTCAAGATGACGAGAATCCCACCTGGACGAGCTCGCATGAAGAAGATAGAAAAGGAGGCATCCAGTCTATCCAAGAGGTGGATGAAAGTGAGATGAGAGGTGGAGCACGCTACGGGAGCACCTTTAGTAACAACCATACTTTACGTAGGACTTGGGCCGATCAATATAAGCACCGTGATGTTGCGTCGAAAACTACCAAAAATATTTCCAGTCCAGAAAGCTCATCAGAAGATGCAAGCTTGCCTCTGGAAAATTCCAACAGCCAGCCCAATGGACCTTTCAGCACGTCATTGAGAGCCGGCAGGATATTAAGACGGGAGGAAAACGTGACCAAGTACAACATAGTCTCAACGGGTTACCGACCTTCCCGGACCCTCCAACCACCACCTGGAACTTTCTATAAGCCTCCATCAGGGAGTCGAACGAAATCACTCCAAACGTTAGCTAACAGCGCTGAcaacgaagaggaggaggacgatgagTTGGAGATTTCTGTGGACGAGCCTCTTGAGAAGGACGCAGAGGCAGAGCAGGCCACCGCCTCGTCGTCCCACAGTCCAAATCTAGAGGACGGGGGTCTAAACCAGACCAGACCGTTATACCAGAGAATGAGATCCAGGCAACTTCAAGAGGTTGAACATCGAGAAGCTCATTTTGTGTGA